The DNA region GAAATTTGTTTACCTTTGTATTAACATAGCCACAGgcaataaaaaatgtaaataacaaAAGAtttgctccagagcagctgtctctcagctgctcaggagctgaAGAAGCACTTGGTGCTGCCTTACCTGCCACAGTTTCATGGTAAGCTGGGGGTCCCGCGGGCTGGGTGGGGTAAGGGGGAGGGTACTGGGCAGGGTAGGGAGCCACGGGCATCCCcggctggggctgcacagccacGGGCTGGTAGCCTTGGTACGGAGCTGCTGCGTAGCTGGGTGGCACTGCTGGTTGCTGGGGATAGGCAGAGTGAACCACAGTCGTGGTGGCAGTGGTCACCACAGCTACAGCAAGGAAAAGGAACATGGTTAGTGCTGGTGGTCCTTaaagaaaaacccccaaaaactcccagacccccccaaatggTGGGATGGAAGAGAACTTCTAAATGCTCAGAAAATATTCTAAAACATCCCTCTGCAACTTCACATTCTGAAGCTGCttaaatgcttatttttaatatttaggtATTGCAACTTCTGAGCAGAGTATTTTCACCTCTTATAGGAACACAATTTTCCagggggataaaaaaaaaaaaaaaaaaaaacctcttcaaagatgtgaaaaagaaaataaatccaaaataaaTCCAGAGCTACTTACGGCGTGGTCTTCGACATGCTTTGTACAGACAGCAAcaggagcaggtgaggcacagaATAATAGTAATGACAATCACTGCAAAAACAGAAACTCCAATGGCAATAAGGGTTCCAAAACTGCAAGACAGAGACCACCAGAATTGGTAAGAGTCACTCCTTAACCAAACCTGCAGCAAACACATTGCTC from Haemorhous mexicanus isolate bHaeMex1 chromosome 11, bHaeMex1.pri, whole genome shotgun sequence includes:
- the SHISA5 gene encoding protein shisa-5 isoform X2 is translated as MYQDPDLDFGPSFGTLIAIGVSVFAVIVITIILCLTCSCCCLYKACRRPRPVVTTATTTVVHSAYPQQPAVPPSYAAAPYQGYQPVAVQPQPGMPVAPYPAQYPPPYPTQPAGPPAYHETVAAGAGAPYPTQPPYNPAYMDPQKPTY
- the SHISA5 gene encoding protein shisa-5 isoform X1: MKMSYSVCKKSPDAEDPLETVKKIAEKIRKTTSTNWIPDSDMYQDPDLDFGPSFGTLIAIGVSVFAVIVITIILCLTCSCCCLYKACRRPRPVVTTATTTVVHSAYPQQPAVPPSYAAAPYQGYQPVAVQPQPGMPVAPYPAQYPPPYPTQPAGPPAYHETVAAGAGAPYPTQPPYNPAYMDPQKPTY
- the SHISA5 gene encoding protein shisa-5 isoform X3, producing MGFGTLIAIGVSVFAVIVITIILCLTCSCCCLYKACRRPRPVVTTATTTVVHSAYPQQPAVPPSYAAAPYQGYQPVAVQPQPGMPVAPYPAQYPPPYPTQPAGPPAYHETVAAGAGAPYPTQPPYNPAYMDPQKPTY